Proteins encoded together in one Rana temporaria chromosome 6, aRanTem1.1, whole genome shotgun sequence window:
- the FAHD1 gene encoding acylpyruvase FAHD1, mitochondrial, whose protein sequence is MASSRNLSRFWEWGRKIICVGRNYAEHAKELKNEVPTEPVLFLKTPSAYVREGAPVLLPFYTNNLHHEVELGVVIGKGGSNIAQSNAMDHVEGYALCLDMTARDIQDQCKKKGLPWTLAKAFDTSCPVSDFIPKETIQDPHNLKIWLKVNDNLRQEGHTSSMIFSVPFLISYISRIITLEEGDLILTGTPKGVAAVGENDEMVAGIDNIITMKFQIKKQLQ, encoded by the coding sequence ATGGCTTCCTCTAGAAATCTGAGCCGGTTTTGGGAATGGGGAAGAAAAATTATCTGCGTTGGAAGGAATTACGCTGAACATGCCAAGGAGCTGAAAAACGAGGTGCCCACAGAGCCAGTTTTATTTCTTAAAACTCCCTCAGCCTACGTGAGGGAAGGTGCGCCCGTCCTCCTGCCTTTCTACACCAATAACCTGCACCATGAAGTGGAGCTCGGCGTGGTCATTGGCAAAGGAGGTTCAAACATCGCTCAGTCAAATGCTATGGACCATGTAGAGGGCTATGCTCTGTGCCTGGACATGACCGCCAGGGACATTCAGGACCAGTGTAAGAAGAAAGGCCTTCCGTGGACTTTGGCCAAAGCCTTCGATACGTCTTGCCCTGTTAGCGATTTCATCCCCAAAGAAACGATACAAGACCCCCACAATCTGAAGATCTGGTTGAAGGTGAATGATAACCTCAGACAGGAAGGACATACCTCTTCAATGATCTTCTCCGTCCCGTTCCTCATCAGTTACATCAGCAGGATCATCACCTTGGAGGAAGGAGATCTGATACTGACGGGGACACCGAAGGGAGTCGCGGCCGTTGGGGAAAATGATGAGATGGTGGCCGGCATAGATAATATCATTACCATGAAGTTTCAGATTAAAAAACAACTACAGTGA